From Actinopolyspora lacussalsi, a single genomic window includes:
- a CDS encoding anhydro-N-acetylmuramic acid kinase (product_source=KO:K09001; cath_funfam=3.30.420.40; cog=COG2377; ko=KO:K09001; pfam=PF03702; superfamily=53067) produces the protein MIYTTRMEPWRVIGLLSGTSMDGVDVAAVEFRLRAGVIESLPLGYSSLPYPETLRRELVSLTRSGDKGPSAWCGLETETGRVFATAARYGVEQLAGGRADLIGSLGQTVRHETVRGRTLGTLQLGGSARIAEATGLPVLADPRSRDVAAGGQGAPLAPVLDVLWLAGLFPPVGNTPPPGRVLALNLGGIANITVVGEGDPLAYDTGPGNALIDAAAELVGSEEGRDTDGTLAARGRVRSDLLERLLSDDYFRLHPPKTTGKEHFGIGYLRNALEAVPEVSAPDLLRTVTELTVRTVTEACAAHEAARVIVSGGGVANPVLMSGLRRELGRHGAELNTSGQHGITPDAKEAFLAALLGFLGMHGIAGNIASCTGAEGPRVLGTITPGNRPLSPPDPVGTPVTALRISTPSAFHTSDRESTCASSTWQ, from the coding sequence GTGATCTACACCACCAGGATGGAGCCGTGGCGGGTGATCGGGCTGCTTTCGGGAACCTCGATGGACGGGGTGGACGTCGCCGCTGTCGAATTTCGACTGCGGGCGGGGGTGATCGAGTCGCTTCCGCTGGGCTACAGCTCGCTTCCGTACCCCGAAACGCTGCGTCGGGAGCTCGTGTCGCTGACTCGTTCGGGGGACAAGGGACCGTCCGCGTGGTGTGGGTTGGAGACCGAGACCGGCCGGGTGTTCGCCACGGCCGCGAGGTACGGCGTCGAACAGCTGGCCGGTGGGCGGGCGGATCTGATCGGCTCGCTCGGGCAGACCGTCCGGCACGAGACGGTGCGGGGCCGAACACTGGGAACGCTGCAGCTGGGCGGCTCCGCCCGGATCGCGGAAGCCACCGGGCTTCCGGTGCTCGCCGACCCGCGCAGCAGGGACGTGGCCGCGGGTGGGCAGGGTGCGCCGTTGGCACCGGTACTCGACGTGCTCTGGCTCGCGGGCCTCTTCCCTCCCGTGGGGAACACCCCGCCACCGGGCCGCGTACTGGCGCTGAACCTGGGCGGTATCGCCAACATCACGGTGGTGGGCGAAGGAGACCCGCTCGCCTACGACACGGGTCCGGGAAACGCGCTGATCGACGCGGCCGCCGAACTGGTCGGTTCCGAAGAGGGGCGCGACACCGACGGCACGTTGGCCGCGCGCGGCCGAGTTCGGTCGGATCTGCTGGAAAGGCTGCTGAGCGACGACTACTTTCGCCTCCACCCACCGAAGACGACCGGCAAGGAGCACTTCGGGATCGGGTACCTGCGAAACGCGCTGGAAGCGGTACCGGAGGTCTCCGCGCCGGACCTGCTGCGCACCGTCACCGAGCTCACGGTCCGCACGGTGACCGAAGCGTGTGCCGCGCACGAAGCCGCCCGGGTGATCGTCTCGGGCGGTGGAGTGGCGAATCCGGTACTGATGTCCGGACTGCGACGCGAGCTCGGCCGTCACGGCGCCGAGCTGAACACCAGCGGGCAGCACGGGATAACCCCCGACGCCAAGGAGGCGTTCCTGGCCGCGCTGCTCGGTTTTCTCGGGATGCACGGGATCGCGGGCAACATCGCGTCCTGCACCGGAGCCGAGGGACCCCGCGTGCTGGGCACCATCACCCCGGGTAACCGGCCGTTGTCGCCACCCGACCCCGTCGGGACACCGGTGACCGCACTCCGGATCTCGACGCCGAGCGCGTTCCACACCTCCGACCGGGAGAGCACATGCGCATCATCGACCTGGCAGTGA
- a CDS encoding fused signal recognition particle receptor (product_source=KO:K03110; cath_funfam=1.20.120.140,1.20.5.510,3.40.50.300; cog=COG0552; ko=KO:K03110; pfam=PF00448,PF02881; smart=SM00962,SM00963; superfamily=47364,52540; tigrfam=TIGR00064; transmembrane_helix_parts=Inside_1_4,TMhelix_5_27,Outside_28_520) codes for MSTTNVILIIVAALVVLAVLVGTGILLARRRRVSLAQQEREDTSAGQGGYRAGSGISLSSGGTTTAPEHPVEERTETQGQPGIGDDAAVPRDSQRRGMVDVPLPSSSEVDDTTVGTDDTATTTGEPPAAESATTPAVPEQPLPAESESVAETGTSSQREEGSESTASGGATGTVPPETPESPERPEGVVEGAEAGAEPGTAADTEVEPIEPSTGRLERLRGRLSRSRSMFGQSVLGLLGAGDLDEDSWEEIEDTLLMADLGATTASEIIERLRTEVAARGVRTPEQARALLREVLVDALATTQSRAVQALPHGDPADGGKPAVALVVGVNGTGKTTTTGKLARVLVADGRTVLLGAADTFRAAAVEQLGTWGERVGAEVVRGDEGADPASVAFESVQRGADSGVDAILVDTAGRLHTKTGLMDELGKVKRVVGKRAQVDEVLLVLDATTGQNGLAQARVFADVVDVTGIVLTKLDGTAKGGIVFQVQRELGVPVKLVGLGEGADDLAPFEPEAFVDALLG; via the coding sequence GTGTCCACCACGAATGTGATCCTGATCATCGTTGCCGCACTGGTGGTGCTGGCCGTACTCGTCGGCACGGGCATTCTGCTCGCTCGACGCAGGCGGGTCAGCCTCGCTCAACAGGAGCGGGAGGATACGTCCGCGGGCCAGGGCGGTTATCGCGCGGGCAGTGGAATCAGCCTCTCCAGTGGCGGCACGACGACCGCACCCGAGCACCCCGTCGAGGAACGAACCGAGACGCAGGGGCAACCGGGTATCGGTGACGACGCCGCGGTTCCCAGGGACAGTCAACGGCGCGGCATGGTCGACGTTCCGCTGCCGAGCTCCTCCGAGGTCGATGACACCACGGTCGGAACCGACGACACCGCGACGACCACCGGAGAACCCCCGGCTGCCGAGTCCGCCACGACTCCCGCCGTTCCGGAGCAGCCACTCCCCGCCGAGTCGGAGTCGGTCGCGGAGACCGGCACGTCGTCCCAGCGGGAGGAGGGCTCCGAGTCCACCGCTTCCGGCGGAGCCACCGGCACGGTGCCTCCCGAAACCCCAGAGTCCCCCGAACGGCCCGAGGGCGTCGTCGAGGGGGCCGAGGCCGGTGCCGAGCCGGGCACGGCCGCCGACACCGAGGTCGAACCGATCGAACCGTCCACCGGCAGGTTGGAGCGGTTGCGTGGCAGGCTCTCGCGTTCGCGGTCGATGTTCGGGCAGAGCGTGCTCGGGCTGCTCGGGGCCGGTGACCTCGACGAGGACTCCTGGGAGGAGATCGAGGACACCCTGCTGATGGCCGACCTCGGTGCCACTACGGCCTCGGAGATAATCGAGCGGCTGCGCACCGAGGTGGCCGCTCGCGGCGTCCGTACTCCCGAGCAGGCCAGGGCGTTGTTGCGCGAGGTGCTGGTGGACGCGTTGGCCACCACGCAGTCCCGCGCGGTCCAGGCGTTGCCGCACGGGGATCCGGCGGACGGCGGCAAACCCGCGGTTGCGCTGGTCGTCGGGGTCAACGGAACCGGCAAGACGACCACGACCGGAAAGCTCGCTCGCGTGCTGGTCGCGGACGGGCGCACGGTGCTGCTCGGCGCCGCCGACACCTTCCGCGCCGCCGCGGTGGAACAGCTCGGGACGTGGGGGGAACGCGTCGGAGCCGAGGTGGTCCGGGGTGATGAGGGGGCGGACCCGGCGAGCGTGGCGTTCGAGTCGGTGCAGCGCGGTGCCGATTCCGGTGTCGACGCCATCCTCGTCGACACCGCGGGCAGGCTGCACACCAAGACCGGCCTGATGGACGAGCTCGGCAAGGTCAAACGCGTGGTCGGCAAGCGTGCGCAGGTCGACGAGGTACTGCTGGTGCTCGACGCCACGACCGGTCAGAACGGGCTCGCCCAGGCGAGGGTGTTCGCCGATGTCGTCGACGTCACGGGGATCGTGCTCACCAAACTCGACGGGACCGCCAAGGGTGGGATCGTCTTCCAGGTGCAGCGCGAGCTCGGCGTGCCGGTCAAACTGGTCGGACTGGGGGAGGGTGCCGACGATCTCGCCCCGTTCGAGCCGGAGGCGTTCGTCGACGCGCTGCTCGGCTGA
- a CDS encoding Amt family ammonium transporter (product_source=KO:K03320; cath_funfam=1.10.3430.10; cog=COG0004; ko=KO:K03320; pfam=PF00909; superfamily=111352; tigrfam=TIGR00836; transmembrane_helix_parts=Outside_1_5,TMhelix_6_28,Inside_29_34,TMhelix_35_57,Outside_58_97,TMhelix_98_120,Inside_121_126,TMhelix_127_149,Outside_150_174,TMhelix_175_197,Inside_198_209,TMhelix_210_227,Outside_228_236,TMhelix_237_259,Inside_260_271,TMhelix_272_289,Outside_290_292,TMhelix_293_315,Inside_316_326,TMhelix_327_349,Outside_350_368,TMhelix_369_391,Inside_392_446): protein MNSGDTAWVLVCAALVMLMTPGLALFYGGMVRSRGVLNMLMMSLGSLGLVGVLWVIYGYSGAFGSDLGGVGLLGSPAEFFGMSRFVGQESLSGSIPTFAFAAFQAMFAILTVALISGAIADRARFGPWMLFAGLWATLVYFPVAHWVFAFDETNAAGEVTAVGGWIANRLAAIDFAGGTAVHINAGAAALALVLVLGPRTGWPKETGKPHNLPLVVLGAGLLWFGWFGFNSGSALTAGTTAAIVFVNTLVGAGAAMLAWMLVERIRHGKPTTLGAVSGIIAGLVAITPACSAVTPMGAIAVGIIAGAVCALAVELKYRLRYDDSLDVIGVHLVGGLVGTLLVGLFASESAPAGVAGLFYGGGFDQLWRQAVGAVAVLVYSLVLSLGIAWVVRSTIGFRLDPADEDTGIDETEHAESGYHFGEARNTVRGPRTTEQGSIEALEGSVR, encoded by the coding sequence GTGAATTCAGGTGACACCGCCTGGGTGTTGGTGTGTGCTGCGCTGGTCATGCTCATGACACCCGGCTTGGCGCTGTTCTACGGCGGCATGGTCCGTTCCCGCGGCGTGCTCAACATGCTGATGATGAGCCTGGGCAGCCTGGGTCTCGTCGGGGTGCTCTGGGTGATCTACGGATACTCCGGGGCCTTCGGTTCCGACCTCGGTGGCGTGGGGCTGCTCGGCTCTCCCGCGGAGTTCTTCGGGATGTCGCGGTTCGTCGGGCAGGAGAGCTTGTCCGGCTCGATCCCCACGTTCGCGTTCGCCGCCTTCCAGGCCATGTTCGCGATCCTGACCGTGGCACTGATCTCCGGCGCGATCGCGGATCGTGCCCGGTTCGGCCCCTGGATGTTGTTCGCCGGGCTGTGGGCGACCCTGGTGTACTTCCCCGTGGCCCACTGGGTCTTCGCCTTCGACGAGACCAACGCGGCCGGTGAGGTGACCGCGGTCGGTGGCTGGATCGCCAACCGGCTCGCGGCGATCGACTTCGCGGGCGGTACCGCCGTGCACATCAACGCGGGAGCGGCCGCGCTCGCGCTGGTGCTGGTTCTGGGGCCCCGGACCGGCTGGCCGAAGGAGACGGGCAAACCGCACAATCTCCCGCTGGTGGTGCTGGGAGCGGGGTTGCTGTGGTTCGGGTGGTTCGGATTCAACTCCGGCTCCGCACTGACCGCCGGAACCACCGCCGCCATCGTCTTCGTGAACACGCTCGTCGGTGCGGGTGCGGCCATGCTCGCCTGGATGCTGGTCGAGCGGATCCGGCACGGCAAACCGACCACGCTGGGAGCGGTTTCCGGGATCATCGCGGGACTGGTGGCGATCACCCCGGCCTGCTCGGCGGTCACCCCGATGGGAGCCATCGCGGTGGGAATCATCGCCGGTGCCGTCTGCGCGCTCGCGGTGGAGCTCAAGTACCGGCTTCGCTACGACGACTCGCTCGACGTCATCGGGGTGCACCTGGTCGGTGGACTCGTCGGCACCCTGTTGGTCGGGCTCTTCGCCTCCGAGAGTGCTCCCGCGGGCGTGGCGGGGCTGTTCTACGGTGGCGGTTTCGACCAGCTGTGGCGCCAAGCGGTGGGGGCTGTCGCGGTGCTGGTGTACTCGCTGGTGCTGAGCCTGGGCATCGCCTGGGTCGTTCGTAGCACGATCGGTTTCCGCCTCGATCCCGCCGACGAGGACACCGGCATCGACGAAACCGAGCACGCCGAGTCCGGTTACCACTTCGGGGAGGCGCGCAATACGGTGCGCGGACCGCGGACCACCGAGCAAGGCTCGATCGAGGCGCTGGAAGGAAGTGTGCGATGA
- a CDS encoding nitrogen regulatory protein P-II 1 (product_source=KO:K04751; cath_funfam=3.30.70.120; cog=COG0347; ko=KO:K04751; pfam=PF00543; smart=SM00938; superfamily=54913): MKLVTAVVQQAKVDEVRDALTALGIRGMTIADVQGYGRQQGHTEIYRGAEYKVDVVDKTRVEVLVNDADADDVLQAIVSAARSGRVGDGKVWVTPVESVVRVRTGETGEQAV; encoded by the coding sequence ATGAAGCTCGTCACAGCCGTCGTCCAACAGGCCAAAGTGGACGAGGTGCGGGACGCCCTCACCGCCCTGGGGATTCGGGGAATGACCATCGCCGACGTGCAGGGGTACGGCAGGCAGCAGGGGCACACCGAGATCTACCGGGGCGCGGAGTACAAGGTCGACGTGGTGGACAAGACCAGGGTGGAGGTGCTGGTCAACGACGCCGATGCCGACGACGTGCTGCAGGCGATCGTTTCCGCCGCCCGCAGCGGAAGGGTCGGGGACGGCAAGGTGTGGGTCACACCTGTCGAGTCCGTGGTGCGGGTGCGCACCGGTGAGACCGGAGAACAAGCGGTCTGA
- a CDS encoding putative kinase (product_source=COG4639; cath_funfam=3.40.50.300; cog=COG4639; pfam=PF13671; smart=SM00382; superfamily=52540; transmembrane_helix_parts=Inside_1_99,TMhelix_100_122,Outside_123_212): MSTRSDFRRAVLLARGVAGTTTWPLRDGKHDDSASRIRIGRRDLLVVAGLPGAGKTTLLGSLRCSEPTLVLDSAQLYRVLLAGFGAGVPRRLYRAIVHPLHYARIVVACLLAPGVVVVHVPATRRTARGLLVALATLTRRNPVLCWLEVSPEAALAGQRARGRMIAARAFARHVRRARLPMRYLYRIGRLRGWHRVYVLTRAEVTGGVQLVP; the protein is encoded by the coding sequence GTGAGTACACGAAGTGACTTCCGGCGCGCTGTTCTGCTCGCGCGTGGTGTCGCCGGAACCACCACGTGGCCCCTCCGTGACGGAAAACACGACGATTCCGCTTCGCGCATCCGGATCGGCCGTAGGGACCTGCTCGTCGTCGCGGGACTGCCGGGGGCGGGCAAGACCACGCTGCTGGGTTCGCTTCGGTGCTCCGAGCCCACCCTCGTGCTGGACTCCGCGCAGTTGTACCGGGTGCTGCTCGCCGGGTTCGGTGCCGGCGTCCCCCGGCGGCTCTACCGGGCGATCGTCCATCCGCTGCACTACGCCAGGATCGTGGTCGCCTGCCTGCTGGCTCCCGGTGTCGTCGTGGTGCACGTCCCCGCCACACGCCGCACCGCGCGGGGGCTGCTGGTCGCGCTCGCCACGCTCACGCGGCGGAATCCGGTGCTGTGCTGGTTGGAGGTCTCTCCCGAGGCCGCGCTGGCGGGGCAGCGGGCACGTGGCAGAATGATAGCGGCACGTGCGTTCGCTCGACATGTACGCCGTGCCCGGCTCCCCATGCGATACCTGTACCGCATCGGCCGGTTGCGAGGATGGCACCGGGTGTACGTACTCACCCGCGCGGAGGTTACTGGCGGGGTTCAACTGGTTCCGTAG
- a CDS encoding ATP-dependent RNA helicase DeaD (product_source=KO:K05592; cath_funfam=3.40.50.300; cog=COG0513; ko=KO:K05592; pfam=PF00270,PF00271,PF03880; smart=SM00487; superfamily=52540): MPTFDELDLDSRVLQTLTELGYETPSPIQSETIPSLLQGRDVTGQAQTGTGKTAAFGLPILSSIDLDKRKKPQALVLAPTRELAIQVAEAFRTYAANLPGLRVLPIYGGQSYGPQLGGLRDGAHVIVGTPGRLIDHLDRGSLDLSELSHVVLDEADEMLRMGFIEDVERILKSVPSQRQVALFSATMPNAVRKISQSYLDNPVEVAVRSSTTTAANIRQRYWQVRGVRKVDALSRLLEVEPVDAAIVFARTKQLTEELTEQLRQRGFNAAAINGDIAQAQRERTIDQLRQGRTDILVATDVAARGLDVDRVSHVLNYDAPHDSESYVHRIGRTGRAGRSGEAILFVTSRERQLLRSIEKATGQSIERMDLPTIEAVNERRLERFRQRITDTLQNGELEIFEQLVRDYEQNSEVPAARVAAALASMTQGDRPLLLQPEPEPESKSRRNSQRSAEFESSDSDTAMFRVEVGRRNRVTPSALVGALANEGGLSSKRIGHIDIRDEHTLVELPAEIPEEMLRKLRKTQVAGRGLRISRTEGEPPRRSGGGWSRRPGGRERSSSRRKGRAGAGGPRSGGDKRPAVDRG, from the coding sequence ATGCCCACATTCGACGAGCTCGATCTCGACAGCCGCGTACTGCAGACCCTGACCGAACTCGGTTACGAGACCCCCTCGCCCATTCAGTCGGAGACCATTCCGTCGCTGCTGCAGGGGCGTGACGTGACCGGTCAGGCGCAGACCGGCACCGGCAAGACCGCCGCCTTCGGGCTGCCCATACTCTCCAGCATCGATCTCGACAAGCGCAAGAAACCGCAGGCCCTCGTGCTGGCTCCCACCCGTGAGCTGGCCATCCAGGTGGCAGAGGCGTTCCGTACCTATGCCGCCAACCTGCCCGGCCTCCGAGTGCTGCCCATCTACGGTGGACAGAGCTACGGTCCGCAGCTCGGCGGGCTGCGTGACGGCGCGCACGTGATCGTCGGCACTCCGGGTCGTCTCATCGACCACCTCGATCGGGGGTCGCTGGACCTGTCCGAGCTGAGCCACGTGGTGCTCGACGAGGCGGACGAGATGCTGCGCATGGGATTCATCGAGGACGTGGAGCGGATCCTGAAGTCCGTTCCGTCCCAGCGGCAGGTCGCGCTGTTCTCGGCGACCATGCCGAACGCCGTGCGCAAGATCAGCCAGTCCTACCTGGACAACCCCGTGGAGGTGGCGGTTCGCAGCTCCACCACCACGGCGGCCAACATCCGCCAGCGCTACTGGCAGGTGCGCGGTGTTCGCAAGGTCGACGCGCTGTCACGGCTGCTCGAGGTCGAACCGGTCGACGCGGCCATCGTGTTCGCCCGCACCAAGCAGCTCACCGAGGAACTGACCGAGCAGCTGCGGCAGCGCGGTTTCAACGCCGCCGCGATCAACGGTGACATCGCCCAGGCGCAGCGTGAGCGCACCATCGACCAGCTGCGGCAGGGCCGCACCGACATTCTCGTGGCCACCGACGTCGCCGCGCGCGGGCTGGACGTGGACCGGGTCTCCCACGTGCTCAACTACGACGCCCCTCACGACAGCGAGTCCTACGTACACCGGATCGGTCGTACCGGTCGAGCCGGCCGCAGCGGCGAGGCGATCCTGTTCGTGACTTCGCGGGAACGGCAGCTGCTGCGTTCCATCGAGAAGGCCACCGGCCAGTCCATCGAGCGGATGGACCTTCCGACGATCGAGGCGGTCAACGAGCGACGGCTCGAACGTTTCCGCCAGCGGATCACCGACACGCTGCAGAACGGCGAGCTGGAGATCTTCGAACAGCTGGTGCGCGACTACGAGCAGAACAGCGAGGTTCCCGCGGCCAGGGTGGCAGCGGCGCTCGCGAGTATGACCCAGGGCGACCGTCCGCTGCTGTTGCAACCGGAGCCCGAGCCCGAGTCGAAATCCCGTCGCAACTCGCAGCGCTCCGCCGAGTTCGAGTCCTCGGACTCCGACACGGCCATGTTCCGGGTGGAGGTCGGTCGTCGCAATCGCGTGACCCCCAGTGCCCTGGTGGGGGCGCTGGCCAACGAGGGCGGCCTTTCCAGCAAGCGGATCGGGCACATCGACATCCGTGACGAGCACACGCTCGTGGAGCTGCCCGCCGAGATCCCGGAGGAGATGCTGCGCAAGCTGCGCAAGACGCAGGTCGCCGGACGTGGACTGCGGATCAGCCGCACCGAGGGAGAGCCACCTCGTCGTTCCGGTGGCGGCTGGTCCCGCAGGCCCGGCGGCAGGGAGCGCTCGAGTTCCCGGCGCAAGGGGCGTGCCGGTGCGGGAGGACCGCGTTCCGGCGGTGACAAGCGTCCGGCGGTCGATCGAGGCTGA
- a CDS encoding signal recognition particle subunit SRP54 (product_source=KO:K03106; cath_funfam=1.10.260.30,1.20.120.140,3.40.50.300; cog=COG0541; ko=KO:K03106; pfam=PF00448,PF02881,PF02978; smart=SM00962,SM00963; superfamily=52540; tigrfam=TIGR00959): MFDTLSDRLTSVLKNLRGKGRLSEADIDATAREIRIALLEADVALPVVRGFISGVKERAKGTEVSQALNPAQQVIKIVNEELVGILGGEKRDLTLAKKPPTVILLAGLQGSGKTTLAGKLAKWLTGQGHTPMLVACDLQRPNAVTQLQVVGERAGSQVFAPEPGNGVGDPVDVARRGVAEAERAQHDVVIVDTAGRLGVDEEMMQQASDIRDAVNPNEILFVVDAMIGQDAVSTAEAFRDGVGFNGVVLTKLDGDARGGAALSVRQVTGEPIMFASNGEKIEDFDVFHPDRMASRILGMGDMLTLIEQAEQAFDADRAEQAAEKLGTGELTLEDFLEQMQAVRRMGPLQNLVGMLPGANQMKDQLANFDEAHLDRVQAIIRGMTPAERADPKIINASRRQRIANGSGVRVSDINDLVSRFFEARKMMQQMAGQFGGGGGGGRKATKKDKGKKGKKGKNKGPTQPKAARGGMPGGLPGMPGGQQGADPSQLPGGLNQLPPGFDPSKLDFGKKKK; the protein is encoded by the coding sequence GTGTTCGACACTCTTTCCGACCGGCTCACTTCGGTCCTGAAGAACCTGCGCGGCAAAGGGCGCCTGTCCGAGGCGGACATCGACGCCACCGCGCGCGAGATCCGTATCGCGTTGCTGGAAGCCGACGTGGCACTGCCGGTGGTGCGCGGCTTCATCTCGGGAGTCAAGGAGCGGGCCAAGGGCACCGAGGTGTCCCAGGCCCTCAACCCCGCCCAGCAAGTGATCAAGATCGTCAACGAGGAGCTGGTCGGCATCCTCGGTGGCGAGAAACGGGATCTCACGCTCGCGAAGAAGCCACCCACGGTGATCCTGCTCGCGGGGTTGCAGGGTTCCGGTAAGACCACGTTGGCGGGCAAGCTGGCCAAGTGGCTCACCGGGCAGGGACACACCCCGATGCTCGTGGCCTGCGACCTGCAGCGCCCCAACGCCGTGACGCAGTTGCAGGTGGTGGGGGAGCGTGCCGGTTCGCAGGTCTTCGCTCCCGAGCCGGGCAACGGTGTCGGCGACCCCGTGGACGTCGCGCGTCGCGGTGTCGCCGAGGCGGAACGTGCCCAGCACGACGTCGTCATCGTCGACACCGCGGGACGCCTCGGTGTCGACGAGGAGATGATGCAGCAGGCCTCGGACATCCGCGACGCGGTGAATCCGAACGAGATCCTGTTCGTGGTCGACGCCATGATCGGTCAGGACGCCGTGAGCACCGCCGAGGCGTTCCGTGACGGAGTCGGCTTCAACGGCGTGGTGCTGACCAAGCTCGACGGTGACGCGCGGGGCGGTGCCGCGCTGTCGGTCCGCCAGGTCACCGGTGAGCCCATCATGTTCGCCTCCAACGGCGAGAAGATCGAGGACTTCGACGTCTTCCATCCCGACCGGATGGCCAGTCGCATCCTCGGCATGGGCGACATGCTCACGCTGATCGAGCAAGCCGAGCAGGCCTTCGACGCGGATCGCGCCGAGCAGGCCGCCGAGAAGCTCGGCACCGGCGAGCTCACGCTGGAGGACTTCCTGGAGCAGATGCAGGCGGTCCGGCGTATGGGGCCGTTGCAGAATCTGGTCGGCATGCTGCCCGGCGCCAACCAGATGAAGGACCAGCTCGCCAACTTCGACGAGGCGCACCTCGACAGGGTGCAGGCCATCATCCGGGGCATGACCCCGGCCGAACGTGCCGACCCGAAGATTATCAACGCCTCTCGCAGGCAGCGGATCGCCAATGGCTCCGGTGTGCGGGTCAGCGACATCAACGACCTGGTCAGCAGGTTCTTCGAGGCCCGCAAGATGATGCAGCAGATGGCGGGCCAGTTCGGCGGCGGTGGTGGTGGGGGCCGCAAGGCCACCAAGAAGGACAAGGGCAAGAAGGGCAAGAAGGGCAAGAACAAGGGGCCGACGCAGCCCAAGGCGGCACGCGGCGGTATGCCCGGTGGTCTTCCCGGCATGCCCGGAGGCCAGCAGGGTGCCGACCCGTCCCAGCTGCCGGGCGGGCTCAACCAGCTTCCCCCCGGATTCGACCCCTCGAAACTCGACTTCGGCAAGAAGAAGAAGTAA
- a CDS encoding imidazolonepropionase-like amidohydrolase (product_source=COG1228; cog=COG1228; pfam=PF01979; superfamily=51556): MTALHLRGVLLPEGRSRDLWISDGLISTEPVEDAVTILDGGYVLPGPVDAHCHVGIGPDGPVDLDEAVTQAETDAAAGTLLIRDCGSPVDTTPLQSRPDLPRIIRAGRHLARPKRYIPKLAEQLDEPEELPEAVARQAAQGDGWVKLVGDWIDRSVRDLAPLWNPDVLHKAVETAHRHGARVTAHVFGEQALAGLLDAGIDCIEHGTGLDDAMIERMARDGIALVPTLINIENFPAFAAAATKYPDYASHMHRLHRDGDRTVRKAVEAGVPVYAGTDAGGGIEHGRLVDEIVALHRVGMSREQALGAATWSARRWLGFAGLEHGAEADLVCYASDPRADLDALRSPERILLRGGVLR, encoded by the coding sequence GTGACGGCTCTGCACCTGCGTGGTGTGCTGCTGCCCGAGGGCAGATCGCGCGATCTGTGGATCAGTGACGGTCTGATCAGCACCGAACCGGTCGAGGACGCCGTAACCATCCTCGACGGCGGGTACGTGCTACCCGGCCCGGTGGACGCGCACTGCCACGTCGGTATCGGTCCGGACGGACCGGTGGACCTCGACGAGGCGGTGACCCAGGCGGAGACCGACGCGGCAGCGGGGACCCTGTTGATCAGGGACTGTGGCTCTCCGGTGGACACCACGCCGCTCCAGTCCCGCCCCGACCTTCCCCGGATCATTCGCGCCGGTAGGCATCTGGCACGGCCGAAGCGCTACATACCGAAGCTCGCCGAACAGCTCGACGAACCGGAGGAGCTTCCGGAAGCGGTGGCGAGACAGGCCGCCCAGGGCGACGGTTGGGTCAAGCTGGTCGGTGACTGGATAGACCGTTCGGTGAGGGACCTGGCTCCGCTCTGGAACCCGGACGTGCTGCACAAGGCCGTCGAGACCGCGCATCGACACGGGGCCCGGGTCACCGCGCACGTCTTCGGGGAACAGGCGCTGGCAGGGCTGCTGGACGCGGGGATCGACTGCATCGAGCACGGTACGGGGCTCGACGACGCGATGATCGAGCGGATGGCGCGTGACGGCATCGCGCTGGTCCCCACACTGATCAATATCGAGAACTTCCCCGCCTTCGCGGCCGCCGCCACCAAGTACCCGGACTACGCGTCACACATGCACCGGCTCCATCGTGACGGAGACCGCACCGTGCGCAAGGCCGTCGAGGCCGGAGTTCCCGTCTACGCGGGCACCGACGCCGGTGGTGGTATCGAGCACGGCAGGCTCGTCGACGAGATCGTCGCGTTGCACCGGGTGGGGATGTCTCGGGAACAGGCGCTGGGCGCCGCGACCTGGTCCGCCCGCCGCTGGCTCGGCTTCGCGGGGTTGGAGCACGGTGCCGAGGCCGATCTGGTCTGCTACGCCTCGGACCCGCGGGCTGATCTGGATGCGCTGCGCTCCCCGGAGCGAATCCTGTTGCGCGGCGGTGTGCTGCGGTGA